From Balaenoptera ricei isolate mBalRic1 chromosome 5, mBalRic1.hap2, whole genome shotgun sequence:
GTAAcaacccaaaatgtctccagacattgccaaatgtcccctgggagttGAAGTAATCTCTGGTTGAGAACCAGTTCTCTACAAATGTATTGGGAACCCTTGGGCAAGCTTTTATTGACTGGtttcaagatattaaaaatacatacacacatacatacgtacGTACGGACATAAAAAGAAAGCGGTTAGTCACAAGCTGTCTAGCTTCCGGTAGTCCCAAAAATTTGCATGAGAAGGAACATTCTAGGAGAAGGTTTACCTTTTATTCCTGAACAAGGCTTGCTCATTTCTGCTGGCCAAGATTTATAGTCCCTGATTGGTAGAATTCAatggaaagaagaataaaggCTTTGGAGCTCCGCagaactgagttcaaatcccagccctgccactttgTCACTCTGAACATGtggctattttctgtttctttccctttcttctgtaGCCTTGTGGGAGAACTACCCACATCTTACAATTCCTAGGGGTGTAAAGGAGGTATGGGGTGGGAGGAGTATTGTGTTTCCCTCCAGAGCCAAGTACTACTCTCTTTCATTTAACTAACATTCATGAAGTACTTACCCTCTGCCAAGAATCACTCGAAGGACTTTTcaaattttaactcatttaatcctcgtgACAACTTTGTAAGTTGGATACTGTTaatatcccatttcacagatgaggaaactgaggcacagagaggtgaagtaactcgCCCAAGGCCATGTAGCTAGTCACTGGGAGAGCTGGAGCCTAGGGCCAGAGTCCATGACCTAACCACTCGATCGTGCTCTCCACTTTCTCATCTTTCGGTTCCTGTAACATTTCCTGCGAGGTGCTCGCCATATCTTTTCCCTGGAGAGACTAAGAAGAGGATGTGGGACCAACACTAAGTCTTTGAGACAAGCCTCATTTTCTCTTCTACAAAGAGGTTGGCCCTGGCGATCATGATCTTTCCTTGGCCTTGGCACTTGACcactttgcctcagttttcttgtctgcatTAAAAAGGGTCTTATCATCCTTAATTCCCTGAGTGCTCTGGCCTGCAGTGAATATTAAATAGAGACCAATGTTAAGTAGAGATCAAACATGAAAAGCACAGCACTCTATACGTGTGTAAGCCATTGTGATATTGGCAACATATCACGTGCAGATTTTTTCCATCAACTTTCACTGGCACCTGTCTCCCACGTATACGGCGATTTGCAGATTTCAAAATGTCTTCACATACATGATCTTATTTGAGCCTCCCCAATACTAGCAGTGACTACAATTCAAGCCTTCTGATTCCTAAGGCATTGATCGTTCTATCATCACAGTGTCGTTAGCCTTGGGGTGCTGGGCTCCCAGGCGCTTTTCCGTACCATTAAATCAGGCATAGACCCTGCTACTTGGCAACATTTAGTTTAAAACAGACACAGTGGTGCATATGTCAGGTCATTGACACACAGGAAACACGGTGTTTCATAGACATAGTCTGATCACATTAATACGACAACTCAAAGAAGAAAGTCACATTATACTCgttttaaagatgttaaaactgaggctcagagaagttagtttatttgtccaaggacacacagaGGGTGGAAAATGTCTGCTGCAGGTGTGGGAAGGAGACCTTGAGGTACAGCCGTGCATTTCTATCCCTACACTCCGACCCTGCTTCCTGCTCCCAAAAGCTAATGTCTTTACTGTTCTTCATGCATTCCACCCTCTTTCTTTCCCCTGTGCATTTCCTCACATTATTTCCCCTGCCTAGAATGTCTACTATCTATGCCTAGACAAGAATCCCATGCCCTCCAATCAGCCTTCTCCAACTTCACCAAAACGAATGATAATTCTACTTCTGttactttggaaaaaaaacaaaaaacacaaaacttgtTCCCAGATCGCATGTTTGGACTTCTCCAGCTCAGGGCCCTGAGTCAGATGCTTCTCTTACACCTCCCACGGGGTCAAAGAGGTTCACAGAACGGACTTGTTTTGATTGAAATTAAATACGACCACTTCCTCTGTGAATTATACTTGTCCATCCGGTGCTTTGCAAGTGTCTCTGcagttttaggtctttaatttcacTACTAGAGATTCCCAACTCATGAGTTCTCTTCTTAGTTTCTCCTCCTTATTCAAAGTTCTGATACCCCCCTCTGGTTTTGTAACTATACCCAATACCAAAATGAAGCCAGGCTTGCTGGATAAAAAGACTTTGAATGAATTATCCTTTTCTCTTCTTGTCCCCTTTTGATTTGGTTCTCAGAGGAATCATTAGTCTGGGAAAGGAGTCAAACAAATATGATTTAGAGTTAAAGCAGTCAGATTAGGCAATAATACAGCTGGTCCCCTTCACCACTCTTACTTTTTATTAACCCCTCTCCCTTAAGAAGCACTTGGGTACTTATTAAACATACAGATTCCTCAATCCCTTTCCAGACCTATTAGATTAAATCCAAATTTCTAGGGATGTATCATTCTTAAAAACCCCCTCAAGTGATTCTTACACtaaagtttaaaacaataaaaggaaaattggtCAGTTATAAgcaagttttatatttaaataagtcATATCACAAATGTTAGCTAACATTATGACAGTGGTTTCCTAAGACAGAATATCTATAAACAAACCAGTTGACAATAACTGCTATGGAGAATAGTTTAATTCATAAAGACTCCGTTATAATGAGAAATACAAAACACGTCTATACAAACACTGAAAAGTTTGTGTCTTACCCCAGCACAAATTTACATTCAACCTATTAGACGAGGGAATACTATCCATTCTGATGACTTCTAACCACCACCTCTCTGctaattcattctttcaacaatattCTACTGCatatctgctgtgtgccaggcactgctgtaAGACTGCCTGGTCAGCCCTTTATTGCTTTAGCTTGTCAGTTAATAGTCCGCACCACCACATAGCAATATATTTTCCTGCATTATCAGCAAAGGCATTGTTGCCCTCTCAGTTAgtcagaaaggagaaagacctTCTAATTctagttaaatatttatatttattaaatgtttgcaGTTTCAAACATGATTCTTGGTGTGATTTGACCATAATTATATAGCCTTCTCAATCGGGGTGGTTTTCTCTTTGTGTCATAAAGCAAGTtcttgataataaatatttgaggcACCTTTCTAAGGCAGTTCAAAGTGCTCTGGCATTTGTTATTCCACGAAGTTCCACTTCATGGGGAGTTGGCTGTTGGTGGGAATCAACTGATAACAGTCAGGGATCTCAGAGTAGACAAATGAGTCAGGAAGAAATGCAGAGCAAGGTGAAGAGCTTAGAAGGCTGATTAGGAAGGACTGAGGAAGAGTGATATGACATATACACAGTGGTCTCCAGAACTggctgtatcagaatcacctcttAAAATTTTTACACACCCAGGGTCCACCCCAGGCTGCTGAATCGGAATCaagtatctgtatttttaaccaaGCACTAGGGATTGGGAAGCCTTGTGGTAGAACCTTTGACTGGGGCCTTTCCTGACAACATAGCGGAGGAATATTGAAGGAGCAAAAGCAGAGAGATAATAGGGGTGGGGGGATGCCCTGTAACTAGTCAAGGGAAGTGTTGAAAGTGACCAGGGACCAGGACTACGGAGCACAGCATTATGGTTAGATTCGAAATAAGAAAGGAGAAATTTTTAACATTAGTCATTAGTGAAATCATTTTAGTGAATCATTTTAGTGAAGTCATTAGTGAAATCATTTTAGTGAAGACATTTTCCCTCTTGAGAGTTCTGACGGGGTAGCAACTCACAAGACTGAACTTGATTGCTGGATGAAATATGAGAAGTATAGGCACCACTTTGTTTGAGGGACACTTACTTCCTACTGGTTTTACAACCACTGGGTTTTTCTGTGGGACTTGAAGCCTCTTTTTTCAGAGATACCCTCACAAAGGGAAATTAATCTTTTTCCAAGTAAACTTTAGCTATCAGGACACCACTAATAATTAAGCAGTTAATGCTGACATTAGCTAGAAGCATctgttttaataataattttatgcaGAAGTAAAGAACTTTATCTCACAGAGTTCTCTTACAGAGCAACTAAGACAATGTCTTAGTTACAAAGCTAATGGAATAGCTTTGTAAACATTGATTATAATTACTATTAAATAGAAACACTTCAAATGCAAAATAGACATTGTTCAGGATGGTTGTCTTGAAAATTGCTGATGAAAAGAGAGATTggtgaaaggagaaaaaggaaaaaaacaaaacaacacaaccaGACAACCTGAGAATGGAATCCTCATTCCCTCTCCtttatgttgtttttctttcctttatgtttttaattctcaaaTATTGGCAATAGTCTGGAAATGTTATGCTAAGTTAGCTGAATGTGAATGACCCGAAGCCGGAGGGGTGCAATGAAATGTCTTCTGAATTGGTATCTACGTTATACCCAATACAGTTAGGTGTTGAatactgttttggttttgttttcacagGCAGTGCCTTCTTGAACTTAGTCTTAAAAATGAATCCAGTTGTTTTGCAGCCAACATATGGCGCAGGAGGTGTGACAGTTAGTGACTGGCAAACCAGCGTGTTTGACTGCTGTGATGACATGGGGATTTGTAAGTGCACAGCGTTGTTGCTTTCTCCTGGGCTAACAGTCGTGCAGTTGCTGACATCACAAAGTTGTTTGCTTATCCTCTCAAGGGATCCATGTTTTATTCTAGAACTCAGAGGTCACAAGGTGGAACCACTGGGCAGATTTTGCCACAGGATGTGTTTTGTTTGCCCTGTATATAATGACCCCTCTTGCTGTATTAATTTTCAAATAGTAGGAACCATACAAAAATCAGAACCCACATAAAAATCTAACTTTCCAATCtagatttccagcttctcttaaaaatttggaaaatctgAAAAGAGGATCCCTCATTCTCAACTGGCAGAAGTCAGTTGCTACCAAGTATTAGCTAAACCCATTCAAAGGGACCATCACTCTACAGTTTGCCATATTTATGTCCACCATCCACTGTTGgctattttgtgggttttttccaactattttactcattcatttttaCTTGCCTGGGCTTGAGTTTGTGACTCTTGTCCAGATCAATcacctctttttatatttttcacctCTTTAGTATCCCTGTGTTCTTGATGTGTTTCTCCAGTCTTCTCtctacctcttcctttccctacAGTGGTGAGTCTGTGTTTCTGGTTTTCAGTATTCTTGTAACTCTTGTGGCTGTTCCATTTCAGGAAGCTTTCAGGTTTTTAGCTTTCCTGACGTTTAATTCCTTCACACTACCCAACACACTTTTGTGTAAGACAATTTCCTTGTTTCAGAGTCTATTGCTGAAAGAGTTGCAGACATTCTCTGTGTGGCTGGTCTTTCCACTGTCTTGAAAAACAGCctcttttttttgtatatgatggAAGTTCCAAGTTCAGTGGAGATAGCCTTTTGCTTAACGCCATCAATCAAAAAACAAGACCTTTCTTATCTCATGTAGGGTACAGTCATATCAAAACTCTACCCTAGAACTTTTCAAAATAGACTTGTACTCAGCATGTTTGCGAACAGTTTCCTGTTTGTTGCTATTTTCTTAGGCCCTTTTTTGTCTTATACAGACTCTTTAAAGTGAAATTTCAGTACGCTTTTTAAGCTTTTGATGCCAATACCCCTTAACTTTTACTTGCTTCAATCCTCATAACAATAATAGGCCTCTATTCTTTGCCAGAACAACCATCTAGAATCTGTTTCCTactgcttttctcatttttccattatttcttcattcaATGTTTTCTGACCCTAAACACCCTCCCACAGTTTTCAGAGGGTTTCTCAGACCTCCTGACGCCACAAACTTCCTATTCAAGGATGATCCAAATGTAAACAAGGGTAGGGAAGAAATAATTTGGACGTGCTCAGATCAGCAAGGCAGGAGATTTTGTAATTAAATCTGACCTGGCATATGAGAAGTCAATTTTCCCCACCTCCAGGAGTGTAGGGTCCAGAAGCAAGACATAAAGAGCCAGGGGACCCCAGTGTTTTCTCTGAATGTCCATTAAGGCCATTTCCTGAGTGAGCATCTTTTTGAAAGCGGTGTGATTAAGTCAAACACACGATGACCCTGACTGATTCCTCTGTGTGATTTCACCctgccctcaggcctctgtgggACTTTCTTTCCCCTGTGCCTTTCGTGTCAGATTGCCTCTGACATGAACGAATGCTGCCTGTGTGGAGCAAGTGTCGCCATGAGGACCATGTATCGGACCCGATACGGCATCTCGGTGAGTCACCCATGTCCACTGTGAAATAGTAACCCAGACAGGACAGCCGAGGGCCTTCCTTCAGTCTGACTGGATGTCCATGATTGCCTTCCTCACCCTCATGACTTGACCCTAGTCTTTTCTCCACTACCAACCtaaattttttaagtgatttaCAGAGACCATGTGGCTATCTATCCTTTGgaatatattcataataaaatcttttattgaaCCAATAGATATGTCTCTGAAAAAGTTGCTGGCGGTGAGCAGGTGAGGGATGGAGGTCAGCACAGAGTCCTTAATCTC
This genomic window contains:
- the LOC132365854 gene encoding placenta-specific gene 8 protein-like: MNPVVLQPTYGAGGVTVSDWQTSVFDCCDDMGICLCGTFFPLCLSCQIASDMNECCLCGASVAMRTMYRTRYGISGSICNDFLWLACFPNCTLCQLKRDIEKRKAMNAL